A single window of Rubripirellula lacrimiformis DNA harbors:
- a CDS encoding polyphosphate polymerase domain-containing protein encodes MTDAQIHDKRIELKYMLDASLSLQVQQWAREHLGIDRHCNETLGDSYDVNTLYLDTPDYDLFHRTGKAGRAKHRIRRYGDEKSLWIETKRKKQNVVRKNRTAADADEVLSQLSAPDDTSPWCGAWFRDRVVDRNLQPAAQVHYRRFARTATFDGESLRLTIDSNLQASPAQGWLVAAASDPHPPSQRLQATDSQILELKFYNHMPHLFKELLRTFAIPATGFSKYRTAVQAWQLDTPVPISVAPMDQTSEKDCLANA; translated from the coding sequence ATGACTGACGCACAAATTCACGACAAACGGATCGAGCTGAAATACATGCTCGATGCATCGCTGTCGCTGCAGGTCCAACAATGGGCTCGCGAACATCTGGGCATCGATCGTCATTGCAACGAAACGCTCGGCGATAGCTATGACGTCAACACGCTGTACCTCGACACGCCCGACTATGACTTGTTCCATCGCACCGGAAAAGCTGGTCGCGCCAAGCACCGCATCCGCCGTTACGGTGACGAGAAGTCGTTGTGGATTGAAACGAAACGCAAAAAGCAGAACGTTGTCCGCAAAAATCGGACAGCAGCAGATGCGGATGAAGTCCTATCCCAACTGTCCGCCCCGGATGACACGTCGCCCTGGTGCGGTGCATGGTTTCGCGATCGCGTCGTCGATCGCAACCTGCAGCCCGCCGCACAGGTTCACTATCGACGCTTCGCTCGCACGGCAACTTTTGATGGCGAAAGCCTACGGTTGACCATCGACAGCAACCTACAAGCCAGCCCGGCTCAGGGCTGGCTGGTGGCCGCTGCGTCGGATCCACACCCACCGTCCCAGCGACTACAAGCCACCGATTCGCAAATCCTGGAACTCAAGTTCTACAACCACATGCCGCATTTGTTCAAAGAACTGCTGCGCACCTTCGCGATCCCCGCAACAGGATTTTCGAAGTATCGCACCGCAGTCCAGGCATGGCAGCTAGACACGCCGGTGCCAATCTCAGTGGCACCGATGGATCAAACGTCGGAAAAGGATTGCTTGGCCAATGCCTGA
- a CDS encoding DUF4956 domain-containing protein, whose amino-acid sequence MPEWITSVSTEVDADLPTLATRLTLAWLCGWIVSFIARYKKPHDNSDNFTLTLVLMSILIAMATQIIGDNIARAFSLVGALSIVRFRAAVSSTRDVAFVLAAVVVGMAIGAGQYWVAVIGIAAVAWATGFNGSMPTPTNDKQNPSNAKPWQLTLKVGLHTVGGWESELQRMTANYHLVSAETARRGGALQLVYQFQPHQDHDASQLVAALNGLPTVESATAQSG is encoded by the coding sequence ATGCCTGAATGGATTACCAGTGTATCGACCGAGGTAGACGCTGACCTTCCGACGCTCGCGACACGCCTGACCTTGGCGTGGCTCTGCGGTTGGATCGTTTCCTTCATCGCTCGATACAAAAAGCCGCATGACAACAGTGACAACTTCACGCTGACATTGGTGTTGATGAGCATTCTGATCGCTATGGCGACGCAGATCATCGGCGACAACATCGCGCGCGCGTTCAGCCTGGTCGGGGCATTGTCGATCGTTCGATTCCGCGCCGCGGTGTCCTCCACTCGTGACGTCGCGTTCGTCTTGGCCGCGGTGGTCGTCGGAATGGCGATCGGAGCGGGCCAGTACTGGGTAGCAGTGATTGGAATCGCGGCAGTGGCCTGGGCCACCGGATTCAATGGGTCGATGCCCACGCCGACGAATGACAAGCAGAATCCGTCCAACGCCAAACCATGGCAGCTGACGTTGAAAGTAGGCCTCCACACCGTCGGCGGTTGGGAATCCGAACTGCAGCGGATGACCGCCAACTACCACCTCGTTTCTGCCGAAACCGCACGACGCGGCGGCGCCTTGCAACTGGTCTACCAATTCCAGCCCCATCAAGACCACGACGCCAGCCAACTCGTCGCTGCACTCAACGGTCTCCCCACCGTCGAATCCGCCACCGCCCAATCTGGATAA
- a CDS encoding serine/threonine-protein kinase yields the protein MTLPAIDETDDGRVVSAVKAYMSMLDAGNAPTVAAFLADHPQIADELRPSLEGLAMVHRAGPAPAKSSGFVAPDAEFTAKPIGDFQIVGELGRGGMGVVYEAIQLSLGRRVALKVLPFASGLDEIRLQRFRNEAHAAAALHHTNIVPVYAVGSDRGVHYYAMQMIEGRTLADVIASRSEEQRTQDTTLDAADRPSAATVTGETTSMNTMAGRRRHYQSAVRMAHEAAVAIQHAHQYGVIHRDIKPSNLLIDGAGKIWVTDFGLAQIESDPGNLTRTGDPMGTLRYASPEQASGKRTVLDHRTDVYSLGVTLYELLTLRPAIQGEGFRELLNQVVEVEPASPKSIVPDLPPELDTIVRKAIAKLPVDRYSTMQELADDLQCWLDDKPIKAKPPTGLQRLAKWRRRNSGLVAAAFAVLFVSTLALLVTTLTVWRQQHATRKALERETQQRELAEQSFQQARLAVDTFSSLSESELAYRGDLQDLRRSFLETSLEFYRDFLALRSDDPALKSDLAATSSRVQKMVEELSVLDNVMPLMQLNDPDVQTELAIDETKAISIDQAIEQFELQRRSMAHQNPGGLNSENEELSLLLQEFDQFVSEQLSDDQLHRLRQIARQRRLPFTFKTSEVVAALELTRQQRVDINRIMEETRPGRNSDDRNRRGPGGGPGGPGSNRGPGAFSDFVSLDHRPPNDGFDFGPRGGFGDGPPGGRGGGRPRDFGGRPPNDPQRWAGIQNTVDHILEILTPEQRDKWNELVGDPMGLPQ from the coding sequence ATGACATTGCCCGCGATTGATGAAACCGATGATGGCCGAGTGGTTTCGGCGGTGAAGGCTTACATGAGCATGCTGGACGCGGGCAACGCCCCGACGGTAGCAGCGTTTTTGGCCGACCACCCTCAAATCGCGGACGAGCTGCGTCCATCGCTAGAAGGTTTGGCGATGGTGCATCGTGCGGGCCCGGCGCCCGCCAAATCATCGGGTTTCGTCGCACCGGATGCCGAGTTTACCGCCAAACCGATCGGCGATTTCCAGATCGTCGGTGAACTCGGCCGCGGGGGCATGGGCGTGGTTTACGAAGCGATTCAGTTGTCGCTGGGCAGACGAGTTGCGTTGAAGGTGTTGCCCTTCGCCAGCGGTCTGGACGAGATCCGTTTGCAGCGGTTCCGCAATGAGGCTCACGCCGCCGCTGCCTTGCACCACACCAACATCGTGCCGGTTTACGCGGTCGGCAGCGATCGTGGAGTGCACTATTACGCCATGCAGATGATCGAGGGACGCACGTTGGCGGACGTGATCGCCAGTCGATCCGAAGAGCAGCGGACGCAGGACACCACGCTGGACGCCGCCGATCGCCCATCTGCGGCCACGGTCACGGGCGAAACGACTTCGATGAACACGATGGCCGGTCGTCGCCGACACTATCAGTCCGCCGTGCGAATGGCGCACGAGGCGGCGGTCGCGATTCAGCACGCGCATCAGTATGGCGTCATCCACCGAGACATCAAACCAAGCAACCTGTTGATCGATGGTGCCGGAAAAATCTGGGTCACCGATTTCGGGTTGGCTCAGATTGAATCCGATCCTGGCAATCTGACGCGTACGGGCGACCCGATGGGGACACTTCGCTATGCGTCGCCCGAACAGGCATCGGGAAAGCGGACTGTCTTGGACCATCGAACCGATGTCTATTCGTTGGGAGTCACGCTGTACGAGTTATTGACTCTGCGACCAGCGATCCAGGGCGAGGGGTTCCGCGAACTGTTGAACCAAGTCGTCGAAGTCGAACCTGCATCGCCCAAATCGATTGTTCCCGATCTGCCACCGGAACTGGACACGATCGTTCGCAAAGCGATCGCGAAGCTGCCCGTCGACCGGTATTCGACGATGCAGGAACTTGCAGATGACCTGCAATGTTGGCTGGATGACAAACCGATCAAGGCGAAGCCGCCAACCGGGTTGCAACGCTTGGCCAAGTGGCGACGCCGAAACAGTGGATTGGTGGCGGCTGCGTTTGCTGTACTGTTCGTTTCAACGCTAGCCTTGCTGGTGACGACGTTGACCGTATGGCGCCAGCAGCATGCGACGCGGAAAGCACTGGAACGAGAAACTCAACAGCGTGAACTTGCCGAACAGAGTTTCCAGCAGGCTCGGCTAGCCGTTGACACGTTCAGCAGTCTCAGCGAGAGCGAGCTTGCGTACCGCGGTGATTTGCAGGATTTGCGTCGCAGTTTTCTGGAAACCTCGCTCGAATTCTACCGCGATTTTCTAGCCCTGCGCTCCGACGATCCGGCACTGAAGAGCGATCTGGCGGCGACGTCTTCTCGCGTGCAGAAGATGGTCGAAGAACTCAGCGTCCTCGACAACGTGATGCCGCTGATGCAATTGAATGATCCGGATGTGCAAACAGAACTAGCGATCGACGAAACGAAGGCCATCAGTATCGATCAGGCAATCGAGCAGTTCGAACTACAGCGTCGTTCGATGGCGCATCAGAACCCAGGTGGGCTCAATAGCGAGAACGAAGAACTGAGCCTGTTGCTGCAAGAATTTGATCAGTTTGTGTCCGAGCAACTTTCGGATGATCAATTGCATCGGCTGCGTCAAATTGCCAGGCAACGGCGACTACCATTCACCTTCAAGACGTCGGAAGTGGTGGCCGCGCTGGAATTGACTCGCCAGCAACGTGTGGACATCAACCGGATCATGGAAGAAACGAGGCCCGGACGGAATTCGGATGACCGCAATCGTCGTGGGCCAGGTGGTGGCCCAGGCGGGCCCGGATCCAATCGCGGTCCAGGCGCATTTTCCGATTTTGTTTCCCTGGATCACCGTCCTCCCAACGATGGATTCGACTTCGGACCGCGAGGTGGATTTGGCGATGGTCCGCCCGGTGGACGTGGAGGAGGCCGGCCACGCGATTTCGGTGGCAGACCGCCAAACGATCCACAGCGATGGGCGGGAATACAAAACACCGTCGATCACATCCTGGAAATTCTGACGCCCGAACAGCGGGACAAGTGGAACGAATTGGTCGGGGATCCGATGGGACTTCCCCAATAG
- a CDS encoding sigma-70 family RNA polymerase sigma factor: MTDDSLSGQDGTADRTSALICAARAGDSEALGDLLDGYRKYVVFLARAGLHNHMRGKADPSDLAQEVCLAAHGNIAEFRGESAEEFAGWLRGILSNILAMHVRKFLGTQKRDPRLEQSLNASLASASGFLHSRIAGDVTSPSQQFARNEAFLQLAGALESLPEDYRQVIVLRHVDGMLFADVAKAMGRSVDSVEKLWVRGLAKLKTTMGEG; this comes from the coding sequence TTGACTGACGATTCACTTTCCGGACAAGACGGGACAGCAGACCGAACGTCTGCGTTGATTTGTGCTGCGCGGGCGGGAGATTCGGAGGCGTTAGGCGATTTGTTGGACGGCTATCGAAAGTACGTCGTGTTTTTGGCTCGCGCGGGTCTGCACAACCATATGCGGGGGAAGGCAGATCCGTCTGATCTGGCCCAGGAGGTTTGTCTGGCTGCGCACGGCAACATCGCGGAGTTCCGCGGCGAATCGGCCGAAGAATTTGCTGGTTGGTTGCGGGGGATTTTGTCGAACATCTTGGCGATGCACGTTCGCAAGTTTCTGGGCACGCAGAAACGCGACCCGCGATTGGAACAGAGTTTGAATGCAAGTTTGGCCAGTGCATCGGGATTCTTGCATTCGCGGATCGCTGGTGATGTTACGTCGCCGAGTCAACAGTTTGCACGAAACGAGGCCTTTCTGCAGTTGGCCGGTGCGTTGGAATCGTTGCCGGAGGACTACCGGCAGGTGATCGTGCTGCGACACGTTGACGGGATGCTGTTTGCCGATGTCGCCAAGGCGATGGGACGAAGCGTCGATAGTGTCGAAAAGTTGTGGGTGCGTGGTTTAGCGAAATTGAAAACGACGATGGGAGAGGGATGA
- a CDS encoding DUF1552 domain-containing protein yields MPQKMNTIDRRRFLRGSGTALALPMFGSLAARVVAGTEPKANPKRLGCFYFPDGVPMPLPEDPAYKDWAWFPHGDGSEFALTKCMEPLDPVKDDLIVLSGLSHPKSRSVHGHNNADQFLTAALTGGGDKEYENTISLDQVYAKHVGDQTRFSSLVMSTDGGTGTARGTHTISFDHHGRPIPAEHRPKQIFDQLFVNSDVDSARRLALSRSALDEMQDDAQRLRKSLSTADQRSLDEYLDSVRQAEIKVEKAKRWLGAPLPSVDGDPLNLELTTDEPREYLQTMFDLIYLAFKTDSTRVATYQIGRENGVGRSDHLARAVGFNLAHQLSHETKNPDGWKNFGTYCRFLNEEYGRFVAKLKATPEPGGTGNMLDNTLLLFGSASSAFHLSRNYPIILAGGKQMGFKLGQYFNHAGLNFQGGPWMGKGEPWQDEAKGEDLPLSNLYATMLQRLGVPTDSFADSTGIIQDI; encoded by the coding sequence ATGCCGCAAAAAATGAACACGATCGATCGTCGCCGATTCCTGCGAGGCAGTGGGACTGCGCTTGCGTTGCCGATGTTTGGGTCGCTGGCGGCCCGAGTGGTTGCGGGTACCGAACCAAAGGCCAACCCAAAACGGCTCGGCTGCTTCTACTTTCCCGATGGTGTGCCGATGCCGTTGCCCGAAGATCCTGCGTACAAGGACTGGGCGTGGTTTCCGCATGGCGACGGCAGCGAGTTTGCGCTGACCAAGTGCATGGAACCGTTGGATCCGGTGAAAGACGATCTGATCGTGCTGTCGGGACTTTCGCATCCCAAGTCGCGAAGTGTTCACGGGCACAACAATGCCGACCAGTTCTTGACCGCAGCTCTCACCGGTGGCGGAGACAAAGAGTACGAGAACACGATTTCGTTGGATCAAGTTTACGCCAAGCATGTCGGCGACCAGACGCGTTTTTCATCGCTGGTGATGTCGACCGATGGTGGAACGGGGACTGCACGCGGGACGCACACGATTTCGTTTGATCATCACGGACGACCGATACCGGCCGAACATCGTCCCAAACAGATCTTTGACCAGCTGTTCGTCAACAGCGACGTCGACTCGGCGCGCCGTCTGGCACTCAGTCGCAGCGCATTGGACGAAATGCAGGATGATGCACAGCGTCTGCGAAAATCACTTTCGACTGCCGACCAACGTAGTCTGGACGAATATTTGGACTCCGTTCGCCAAGCCGAGATCAAGGTCGAGAAAGCAAAACGTTGGTTGGGGGCACCGTTGCCAAGCGTCGATGGTGATCCGTTGAATTTGGAACTGACGACCGACGAGCCACGTGAATATCTGCAAACGATGTTCGATCTGATCTATCTAGCGTTCAAGACCGATTCAACGCGGGTAGCGACCTACCAGATCGGCCGCGAAAACGGGGTCGGTCGAAGCGATCACTTGGCGCGAGCGGTCGGGTTTAACCTGGCCCACCAACTTTCCCACGAAACCAAGAACCCCGATGGTTGGAAGAATTTCGGTACCTATTGCCGATTTTTGAACGAAGAATACGGGCGTTTCGTCGCCAAGTTGAAGGCAACACCGGAACCCGGGGGAACCGGAAACATGCTGGACAATACGTTGCTGCTGTTCGGTTCCGCATCCAGTGCGTTTCACCTATCGCGGAACTACCCGATCATTTTGGCGGGTGGGAAACAGATGGGATTCAAGCTGGGGCAATACTTCAATCACGCGGGCCTCAATTTCCAAGGCGGTCCGTGGATGGGGAAAGGCGAACCGTGGCAAGACGAAGCAAAGGGCGAAGACCTGCCGCTTTCGAACCTGTACGCAACGATGCTACAGCGCCTAGGCGTCCCCACCGATTCCTTCGCAGACAGCACTGGAATCATCCAGGACATCTAG
- a CDS encoding DUF1592 domain-containing protein, translated as MRLILRTAVRFLLLPCATVFAVPIFAEDSKDSNVQSAVEVVTKIAAVDAQQPTLADLKSTGLERSRFKDFSAGNRRQATGSAQSQPLQANLSGFESTIKPLLEQNCIDCHGPDTTEGNIRIDTLDPDLVNGADTDWWSEIFAVITKGEMPPPDDGDLSEADRLQLTEWLSTELQTASIVRRRSGDHSGFRRMTRYEYNYALQDLLGLPWEFADDLPPEAHSDEGFQNSSDLLHLSVSQFETYHRIARNALRRATVTGDRPPTRYWDVAMKDAAQREWTKQDNQINKLKKELKDDPEKLAAELEKLQDGFRPPRSAAYFSDLTGDRTAKADWDYHGARFAFEPTDQPSAIPDDFDCVAVLPNGRSSRLIVELGNHLPDEGTMRVTVRASRVNTDSDYIPDLQLLFGWQASNEGRALLPVGKKDTPVTAGPDEPQIIQWDVPLGEIYPRNSVRKTSPMGSTPSPSEYVRFRNTSASASKIQIDHVQVAAPVYDQWPPESHRKIFFESDDAADEQNYARETITRFMTRAWRRPVTDDEVDRKMDLFDTMRPQCNRFEEAVIEVLATVLSSPQFLYIASPSGDPAAAEVDDKRQDDDRSRLGAHALASRLSMFLWCSIPDPELLALADSGQLANPTVLQWQVGRMLDDPRSARFGEHFVHQWLDLQLLDFQNFEQHVRGFDPLLKEAMLHEPVALFRHVLQQDASVLDFLHCDYAIVNQRLAQHYGLRNVHGNHFRRVPINDGFRRGGLLTQAGLLAMNSDYPDSHPLKRAIWLLESVLADPPPPPPPAVPQIDLADPEIAKMTLKERIEDHRNHAACMSCHVKIDPWGVAFENYDALGKWRDEIQGKPIDASSELFNHETIDGMDGLKRFLLENRQDQFVRATVSKLATYALGRPLAFSDRAEIDAITAQVRRDGDGLKTMVNAIINSNLFQSM; from the coding sequence ATGCGATTGATCCTGCGAACAGCCGTTCGATTCTTGCTGCTGCCCTGCGCTACCGTTTTCGCAGTGCCGATATTTGCGGAGGATTCCAAGGATTCCAACGTGCAGTCAGCGGTGGAAGTGGTGACGAAAATCGCTGCCGTCGATGCCCAGCAGCCGACTTTGGCTGATTTGAAATCCACCGGACTCGAACGGTCTCGATTCAAAGACTTTTCAGCTGGGAATCGTCGGCAAGCAACGGGATCCGCACAATCGCAGCCTCTGCAAGCGAACTTGTCGGGATTTGAATCTACGATCAAGCCGCTGTTGGAACAGAACTGTATCGATTGTCACGGACCCGATACGACCGAGGGGAACATTCGGATCGATACGCTCGATCCGGATCTGGTGAACGGGGCCGATACCGATTGGTGGTCCGAGATTTTTGCTGTGATCACCAAGGGCGAAATGCCGCCGCCCGATGACGGGGACTTAAGTGAAGCCGATCGACTGCAACTGACCGAATGGTTATCGACCGAATTGCAAACCGCATCGATCGTGCGTCGGCGCTCGGGGGATCATTCCGGATTCCGGCGGATGACGCGTTACGAGTACAACTACGCGCTACAAGACCTGCTCGGATTGCCTTGGGAATTCGCAGACGATCTGCCACCCGAGGCGCATTCGGACGAGGGATTCCAGAACAGTTCGGATCTGCTGCATCTATCGGTGTCACAGTTCGAAACGTATCACCGGATCGCCCGCAACGCACTGCGCCGCGCAACGGTCACTGGCGATCGGCCGCCCACACGCTACTGGGACGTCGCGATGAAGGATGCCGCACAACGTGAATGGACCAAGCAAGACAATCAGATCAACAAGCTGAAAAAGGAACTGAAGGACGATCCCGAAAAACTTGCGGCCGAATTGGAAAAGCTTCAGGACGGCTTTCGTCCACCACGCAGCGCCGCATACTTCAGCGACCTGACCGGTGACCGGACCGCGAAAGCCGATTGGGACTACCACGGCGCCAGATTCGCGTTCGAGCCGACGGACCAGCCCTCTGCGATCCCCGACGACTTCGATTGTGTCGCCGTTCTTCCCAACGGTCGCAGCAGTCGACTGATCGTTGAACTGGGGAACCATTTGCCCGATGAAGGCACGATGCGGGTCACCGTGCGAGCGTCGCGAGTGAACACCGACAGCGATTACATTCCGGATTTGCAATTGTTGTTTGGATGGCAAGCCAGCAACGAAGGCCGTGCGCTTTTGCCCGTCGGAAAGAAAGACACGCCCGTGACGGCGGGACCGGATGAACCACAGATCATTCAGTGGGACGTGCCGCTTGGCGAGATCTATCCCCGCAACTCTGTCCGCAAAACGTCGCCGATGGGATCAACGCCAAGCCCATCGGAATACGTTCGATTTCGAAATACGTCGGCATCGGCATCCAAGATTCAGATCGATCATGTGCAGGTCGCCGCGCCCGTCTACGACCAGTGGCCGCCGGAATCGCATCGCAAAATCTTCTTTGAAAGCGACGATGCGGCGGATGAGCAAAATTACGCTCGCGAAACGATCACCCGATTCATGACTCGCGCTTGGCGACGTCCGGTCACCGACGATGAAGTCGACCGCAAGATGGATCTCTTCGACACGATGCGTCCGCAGTGCAATCGTTTCGAAGAGGCCGTCATCGAAGTCTTAGCGACCGTGCTGTCGTCGCCTCAGTTTCTGTACATCGCTAGCCCGTCGGGCGATCCCGCGGCGGCGGAAGTCGATGACAAACGCCAAGATGACGACCGATCGCGACTCGGTGCTCACGCTCTGGCCAGCCGGTTGTCGATGTTCCTTTGGTGCAGCATTCCCGATCCCGAACTATTGGCGTTGGCGGACAGTGGACAACTGGCAAATCCGACGGTGCTGCAGTGGCAGGTTGGACGCATGCTGGACGACCCACGTAGTGCACGGTTTGGCGAACACTTCGTGCATCAGTGGTTGGATTTGCAGCTGCTGGATTTCCAGAATTTCGAACAGCACGTGCGTGGGTTTGATCCGCTCTTGAAAGAAGCGATGCTGCACGAACCGGTCGCCCTGTTCCGTCACGTCCTGCAGCAGGACGCCAGCGTCTTGGATTTTCTGCACTGCGACTACGCGATCGTCAACCAGCGTTTGGCACAGCACTACGGTTTGCGGAATGTGCACGGCAATCATTTTCGACGCGTTCCGATCAACGATGGCTTCCGCCGTGGCGGGTTGCTGACACAGGCTGGGCTATTGGCGATGAATTCCGACTATCCGGACTCTCACCCGCTGAAACGGGCGATCTGGCTTCTTGAAAGTGTGCTGGCTGATCCTCCCCCGCCCCCACCGCCGGCCGTTCCGCAGATTGATCTAGCGGATCCAGAGATTGCGAAGATGACTTTGAAGGAACGAATCGAAGATCACCGCAATCACGCTGCCTGCATGTCTTGCCACGTCAAAATTGACCCCTGGGGTGTGGCCTTCGAAAACTATGACGCACTGGGGAAATGGCGTGACGAGATCCAAGGCAAGCCGATCGACGCGTCAAGTGAACTGTTCAATCACGAAACCATCGATGGCATGGACGGCCTGAAACGGTTCCTGTTGGAAAATCGCCAAGATCAGTTCGTGCGGGCCACCGTGTCCAAGTTGGCCACCTATGCGCTGGGCCGCCCCCTGGCATTTTCGGACCGAGCCGAGATCGATGCGATCACCGCTCAGGTTCGACGAGACGGTGATGGCTTGAAGACGATGGTCAATGCGATCATCAACAGCAACCTGTTCCAATCGATGTAA
- a CDS encoding sialate O-acetylesterase, giving the protein MPRFLLLVAFATVFSPAAQAELSVPNFFSDHMVLQRDRPAEIWGKATAGSEVNVQFKGNRSTVVAGPDGRWRVGVETGKADAAGADLTIQSGSHRITIHDVLVGEVWFASGQSNMVFTMNRVPAYADVIAKSDYPQIRMFNAPTVTAVTPQEDIDGQWTLCSPKSMPGYSAVAFFFARKLHEELGIPVGVIKSAWGGKPVETFTSRAALDSLPGTKALVDAMDKADANYNEAKAQVAYRSRLDQWEADAREQRKLPADQRKKLARKPTKPKRPLDTEGKPGVLFNSMINPFAGYTIRGAIWYQGEGNAKPGAVPYDQTLPLMIRDWRTRWNDDFSFYFVQLANYRQPSTMPGTPDHWALLQDRMRLVLDTTPKTGMAIINDVGDAKDIHPKNKHDPGERLALWALAKDYGQELVYSGPLFQSSSLQGASVRVTFDQAGDGLKSRDGETLKRFEIAGKDRIWHWADAKIDGPSSVVVTSDAVPNPVAVRYAWAANPKGANLVNSAGLPASVFRTDDWDDFGSESEAKSKRLQRQQ; this is encoded by the coding sequence ATGCCTCGCTTCCTGCTTCTGGTCGCCTTCGCGACCGTGTTTTCGCCTGCGGCACAGGCCGAGCTTTCCGTGCCAAATTTTTTCAGTGACCACATGGTGCTGCAGCGAGATCGACCTGCGGAGATCTGGGGAAAGGCGACGGCGGGATCGGAAGTGAATGTTCAATTCAAGGGCAACCGTTCCACAGTCGTGGCCGGACCGGATGGCCGTTGGCGAGTGGGCGTTGAAACCGGAAAGGCAGACGCGGCGGGCGCCGACCTGACGATCCAATCGGGCAGCCACCGCATCACCATCCATGACGTGCTGGTCGGCGAGGTCTGGTTTGCATCCGGCCAATCCAACATGGTTTTCACAATGAATCGTGTTCCGGCATACGCCGACGTGATCGCCAAGTCCGACTACCCACAGATTCGGATGTTCAATGCACCGACCGTGACCGCTGTCACACCGCAAGAAGACATCGATGGCCAGTGGACTCTGTGCAGTCCCAAATCGATGCCTGGCTATTCCGCCGTTGCCTTCTTTTTCGCTCGCAAGCTGCACGAAGAACTTGGCATTCCGGTCGGAGTCATCAAATCGGCTTGGGGCGGGAAACCCGTCGAAACGTTCACCAGCCGTGCGGCGTTGGACTCACTGCCGGGAACGAAGGCGCTTGTCGATGCGATGGACAAAGCCGACGCGAACTATAACGAAGCCAAGGCACAAGTTGCCTACCGATCGCGATTGGACCAGTGGGAAGCTGATGCCAGAGAACAACGCAAGCTTCCCGCCGATCAACGCAAGAAGCTAGCCCGGAAGCCGACGAAGCCAAAGCGACCGCTTGATACCGAAGGCAAACCGGGCGTGCTGTTCAATTCGATGATCAACCCGTTTGCCGGATACACGATTCGTGGCGCGATCTGGTACCAGGGCGAGGGCAACGCAAAGCCGGGCGCAGTCCCGTACGACCAGACTTTGCCGTTGATGATCCGCGATTGGCGAACGCGTTGGAACGATGACTTTTCGTTCTACTTCGTCCAGCTTGCAAACTACCGTCAACCGTCAACGATGCCCGGTACACCGGACCACTGGGCACTGCTGCAGGACCGCATGCGCTTGGTGCTGGACACGACACCCAAAACCGGCATGGCAATCATCAACGATGTCGGCGACGCCAAAGACATCCACCCGAAGAACAAGCATGATCCCGGCGAACGTCTGGCGCTATGGGCGCTGGCAAAGGACTATGGACAAGAACTGGTCTACAGTGGACCACTGTTCCAATCCAGCAGCTTGCAGGGCGCATCCGTTCGCGTCACCTTCGACCAGGCTGGCGACGGACTCAAGTCGCGAGACGGCGAAACGCTGAAACGATTTGAAATCGCCGGAAAGGACCGCATCTGGCACTGGGCTGATGCCAAAATCGACGGACCTAGCAGCGTCGTGGTCACCAGCGACGCGGTCCCCAATCCTGTTGCCGTGCGGTACGCGTGGGCTGCCAATCCGAAGGGAGCCAATCTGGTCAACAGTGCAGGACTACCAGCCTCGGTATTCAGGACCGACGACTGGGACGATTTCGGTTCCGAGTCGGAAGCCAAATCCAAACGCTTACAACGTCAGCAGTAG